The Fusobacterium necrophorum subsp. necrophorum genome has a window encoding:
- the rplM gene encoding 50S ribosomal protein L13 translates to MKKYTYMQRKEDVVREWHHYDAEGKILGRLAVEVAKKLMGKEKITFTPHIDGGDFVVVTNVAKMVVTGKKLTDKKYYNHSGFPGGIRERKLGEILDKRPEELLMLAVKRMLPKNKLGREQLTRLRVFAGAEHTHEAQKPNKVEF, encoded by the coding sequence GTGAAGAAGTATACTTATATGCAAAGAAAAGAAGATGTCGTTAGAGAATGGCACCACTATGATGCAGAAGGAAAAATTTTAGGAAGATTAGCAGTAGAAGTTGCTAAAAAATTGATGGGGAAAGAAAAAATTACTTTCACTCCACATATTGACGGAGGAGATTTCGTTGTTGTAACAAATGTTGCAAAAATGGTAGTAACTGGTAAAAAGTTAACAGATAAAAAATATTACAATCACTCTGGATTTCCAGGTGGAATCAGAGAAAGAAAGCTGGGAGAAATCTTAGACAAGAGACCTGAAGAACTATTAATGCTAGCTGTTAAAAGAATGCTTCCAAAAAATAAATTGGGAAGAGAACAATTGACAAGATTGAGAGTATTTGCCGGAGCGGAACATACTCATGAAGCACAAAAACCAAACAAGGTAGAATTTTAA
- a CDS encoding HPr family phosphocarrier protein, translated as MKTVKVEIRNKAGLHARPSSLFVQAVAKYDSEIKVRCDEEEINGKSIMGLMLLAAEQGRVLELIADGPDEDAMIADLIDLIEVKKFNEP; from the coding sequence ATGAAGACAGTGAAAGTGGAGATTAGGAATAAGGCGGGTTTGCATGCTAGACCTTCTTCTTTATTTGTACAGGCTGTAGCAAAATATGACTCAGAAATTAAAGTTCGTTGTGATGAAGAAGAAATCAATGGAAAGAGTATTATGGGACTCATGTTATTGGCAGCAGAACAAGGAAGAGTATTGGAGCTCATTGCAGATGGACCAGATGAAGATGCTATGATAGCGGATTTAATTGATTTGATTGAGGTTAAAAAATTTAATGAGCCGTAA
- a CDS encoding Fur family transcriptional regulator encodes MNIRIDNVGEYLKEHGIKPSYQRMRIFQYLLDYHNHPTVDIIYKALCPEIPTLSKTTVYNTLNLFVEKKIVSVIIIEENETRYDLVSATHGHFKCQKCGAVYDVELQDSHFHAEKLLEGCQVEEKHFYFKGICKDCMEKKQ; translated from the coding sequence ATGAATATTAGAATTGATAATGTGGGAGAATACCTGAAAGAACATGGAATAAAACCTTCTTATCAACGAATGAGAATATTTCAATATTTACTGGATTATCATAATCATCCGACAGTAGATATTATCTATAAAGCTTTATGTCCTGAGATTCCGACCTTATCGAAAACGACGGTTTATAATACTTTAAACTTATTTGTAGAGAAGAAGATTGTGAGTGTCATTATCATTGAGGAAAATGAAACGAGGTATGATTTAGTTTCGGCGACACATGGGCATTTTAAATGCCAGAAGTGCGGAGCTGTGTATGATGTGGAATTACAAGATAGCCATTTTCATGCAGAGAAGTTATTAGAAGGATGTCAAGTAGAAGAAAAACATTTTTATTTTAAGGGAATTTGTAAAGATTGTATGGAGAAGAAACAATAA
- a CDS encoding glutamine synthetase III — protein sequence MKTMLEVFGVHCFSEKELKSRVPKDVFKSFKKVQSGKEELSITTANVIANAIKLWAIENGATHFTHWFQPLTELTAEKHEAFLSVHSDGTAITEFTGKELIKGESDTSSFPNGGLRSTFEARGYTAWDIGSPMFLKGEGLSKSLYIPTAFIGYSGEALDKKVPLLRSITSIRKEALRIQKILGDLDTQHVDVTLGVEQEYFLVEKKFFDLRKDLTLSGRTVFGNLPPKGQEMNDHYYGTIKERVEAFMTELDRELWKVGVMSKTKHNEVAPNQFEVAIMFNTANVAVDQNQITMDMIKKVATRHHLAALLHEKPFHGINGSGKHCNWSLSTDTGKNLLDPGSLEENRFDFLLYVMAVMEGVYRYSGILRACTATPGNDYRLGGNEAPPAIISIFLGNELQQIFENIQHNNLSMSTQKDLLNLGSSFPKIPQDISDRNRTSPFAFTGNKFEFRMPGSSASPATPTFILNTIVAEILKEYADMLEEWADLSPNLKVIKLIQQQYPKYKNILFNGNGYDKNWEIEAKNLGLSNFKNTVEALPNYISEETISLFERNQVLTRAELQSRFHVYCERYNKQNNIEISSAIEIARNEIYPSVLGYITKIAQNIESLKSLVEEKEYQEEKKLLKTLLHHKNEMLQYIHELTDGMKTATSIMNQYQRAQYYSGTLVPKLAELRKVVDILEKQSNQHTWPIPSYYDLLFTL from the coding sequence ATGAAAACAATGTTGGAAGTTTTTGGAGTACACTGCTTTTCAGAAAAAGAATTAAAAAGTCGTGTTCCAAAAGATGTATTTAAAAGTTTTAAGAAAGTTCAATCCGGAAAAGAAGAATTATCAATCACTACCGCCAATGTCATTGCGAATGCCATTAAACTTTGGGCCATTGAAAATGGAGCGACACACTTCACACATTGGTTTCAACCCTTGACAGAACTAACTGCAGAAAAACATGAAGCCTTTCTTTCTGTCCATTCTGATGGAACTGCCATTACCGAATTCACAGGAAAAGAATTGATTAAAGGAGAATCAGATACCTCATCTTTCCCCAACGGAGGACTACGTTCCACCTTTGAAGCACGGGGATATACTGCTTGGGATATTGGTTCTCCTATGTTTTTAAAAGGAGAAGGGCTTTCAAAAAGCTTATACATTCCTACTGCTTTTATTGGATATAGCGGAGAAGCTTTGGATAAAAAAGTCCCTCTCCTTCGTTCCATTACCAGTATTCGAAAAGAAGCCTTACGAATTCAAAAAATTCTTGGCGACTTGGATACACAGCATGTGGATGTTACCCTTGGAGTGGAACAGGAATATTTTCTGGTAGAAAAGAAATTTTTTGACTTGCGAAAAGATTTAACTCTTTCTGGAAGAACTGTCTTTGGAAATTTACCTCCCAAAGGACAAGAAATGAATGATCACTACTATGGTACTATAAAAGAAAGAGTGGAAGCTTTCATGACAGAATTGGATAGGGAGCTTTGGAAAGTAGGAGTGATGTCAAAAACAAAACATAACGAAGTTGCTCCGAATCAATTTGAAGTAGCCATTATGTTTAATACTGCCAATGTCGCCGTGGATCAAAATCAAATTACAATGGATATGATTAAAAAGGTAGCAACGAGACATCATTTGGCCGCCCTTCTTCATGAAAAACCCTTCCATGGAATTAACGGTTCCGGAAAGCACTGCAACTGGTCTCTTTCTACCGATACCGGAAAAAATCTCCTGGATCCTGGCAGCTTAGAGGAAAATCGTTTTGACTTTTTACTGTATGTCATGGCAGTCATGGAAGGCGTGTATCGATACTCGGGAATTTTAAGGGCCTGTACCGCCACTCCGGGAAATGATTATCGTCTAGGAGGGAATGAAGCTCCTCCTGCTATTATTTCTATTTTTTTAGGAAATGAGTTACAACAAATTTTCGAAAATATTCAACATAACAATTTATCTATGTCGACACAAAAAGACTTATTGAATTTAGGTTCTTCTTTCCCAAAAATTCCACAGGACATCTCGGACAGAAATCGAACTTCTCCTTTTGCTTTTACCGGAAATAAATTTGAATTTCGTATGCCGGGTTCCAGTGCTTCTCCGGCAACTCCAACTTTTATTTTAAATACCATTGTTGCCGAAATTTTAAAAGAATATGCAGATATGCTTGAGGAATGGGCAGACTTAAGCCCTAATCTTAAGGTCATTAAACTGATTCAACAACAATATCCGAAATACAAAAATATTTTATTCAATGGAAACGGTTATGATAAAAACTGGGAAATAGAAGCAAAAAATTTAGGACTTTCCAACTTTAAAAATACCGTAGAAGCTCTCCCTAATTATATTTCGGAGGAAACCATCTCTTTGTTTGAACGAAATCAAGTATTGACGAGAGCTGAATTACAATCTCGTTTTCATGTCTATTGTGAACGTTATAATAAACAAAATAACATCGAAATTTCCTCCGCTATTGAAATTGCACGAAACGAAATTTATCCAAGTGTTTTGGGCTACATCACTAAAATTGCTCAAAATATTGAAAGTTTGAAATCTTTAGTGGAAGAAAAAGAATATCAGGAAGAGAAAAAATTACTGAAAACTCTATTACATCATAAAAATGAAATGCTACAATACATTCATGAGTTAACAGACGGTATGAAAACGGCTACAAGCATTATGAATCAATATCAGCGGGCTCAATATTACTCCGGAACTCTTGTTCCAAAGCTTGCCGAACTTCGAAAAGTCGTTGATATTTTAGAAAAACAAAGCAATCAACATACTTGGCCCATTCCAAGTTATTATGATTTGTTATTTACTTTGTAG
- the rpsI gene encoding 30S ribosomal protein S9: MADMNQYRGTGRRKTSVARVRLIPGGQGVVINGKAMTEYFGGREILAKIVEQPLVLTETLDKYEIRVNVCGGGNSGQAGAIRHGVSRALVEADETLKVVLREAGFLTRDSRMVERKKYGKKKARRSPQFSKR; this comes from the coding sequence GTGGCAGATATGAATCAATATAGAGGAACTGGAAGAAGAAAAACTTCGGTAGCGAGAGTAAGATTAATTCCTGGGGGACAAGGAGTTGTTATTAACGGAAAAGCAATGACAGAATATTTCGGTGGAAGAGAAATTTTAGCAAAGATCGTGGAACAACCTTTGGTATTAACAGAAACTTTAGATAAATATGAAATACGAGTAAATGTATGCGGAGGAGGAAATTCCGGACAAGCAGGAGCAATTCGACACGGAGTTTCTAGAGCTTTGGTAGAAGCGGATGAAACTTTAAAAGTAGTTTTACGAGAAGCCGGATTCTTAACTCGAGATTCAAGAATGGTAGAAAGAAAGAAATACGGAAAGAAAAAGGCAAGAAGAAGCCCTCAATTCTCAAAACGTTAA
- a CDS encoding dCMP deaminase family protein, producing MKRKDYITWDEYFMGVALLSAMRSKDPNTQVGACIVSPDKKIIGLGYNGLPKGCEDDEFPWEREGEFLETKYPYVCHAELNAILNSTQSLKNCSIYVALFPCHECSKAIIQSGIREIVYLSDKYAETESNLASKRMLDAAGVTYRRLENACRELYLSFQA from the coding sequence ATGAAAAGAAAAGATTATATCACTTGGGACGAATATTTTATGGGTGTTGCTCTACTATCTGCAATGAGGAGTAAAGATCCCAATACACAAGTAGGGGCTTGTATCGTAAGCCCTGACAAAAAAATTATAGGTTTGGGCTATAATGGTCTGCCAAAGGGTTGTGAAGATGATGAATTCCCCTGGGAAAGGGAAGGAGAATTTTTGGAAACAAAGTATCCCTATGTTTGCCATGCGGAATTGAATGCTATCTTAAACAGTACACAATCTTTAAAAAACTGCAGTATTTACGTTGCCCTGTTTCCTTGTCATGAATGCTCTAAGGCAATTATTCAAAGTGGAATTCGGGAGATTGTCTATTTGAGCGATAAATATGCCGAGACAGAGTCCAATCTTGCTTCCAAGAGAATGTTGGATGCTGCCGGAGTAACCTATCGACGATTGGAAAATGCCTGTCGAGAATTGTACCTTTCGTTTCAAGCTTAG
- the ispH gene encoding 4-hydroxy-3-methylbut-2-enyl diphosphate reductase produces MSRKVTIVRANKMGFCFGVMKAVRLCEDILQDPKNVNKKKYILGMLVHNDFVVQNFEKKGFITIEESEIPFLKKGDIVVIRAHGITKEIQRKLEEKDLELYDATCVFVSHIKWKILWAMEQGYDILFLGDKDHPEVKGITSYAENIQIFSELEELKAAKILKDRKYFLSTQTTLHQKKFLEIKKYLEEYYPNVYIFNKICGATQERQKATEILAREVDIVFVLGGKKSSNTKKLYEISKSINQNTYLLENEEDLEEACLQGKHKIGLTAGASTPEEIIRNIENKIRGILDA; encoded by the coding sequence ATGAGCCGTAAAGTTACCATTGTTCGTGCAAATAAAATGGGTTTTTGTTTTGGAGTTATGAAAGCGGTACGACTTTGTGAAGATATTTTGCAGGATCCTAAAAATGTAAACAAGAAAAAATATATTTTGGGAATGTTGGTACATAATGACTTTGTAGTGCAAAATTTTGAAAAAAAAGGTTTTATTACCATAGAAGAGTCGGAAATACCTTTTTTAAAAAAAGGAGATATTGTAGTCATTCGGGCTCATGGAATTACCAAAGAGATACAGAGAAAATTGGAAGAAAAAGATTTGGAACTTTATGATGCTACCTGTGTGTTTGTTTCTCACATTAAATGGAAAATTTTGTGGGCAATGGAGCAGGGATATGATATTCTCTTTCTAGGGGACAAAGATCATCCGGAAGTCAAAGGTATTACTTCCTATGCCGAAAACATTCAGATATTTTCCGAGTTAGAAGAATTGAAAGCGGCAAAAATTCTAAAAGATAGAAAATATTTTCTATCCACACAAACGACATTACATCAAAAAAAGTTTTTAGAGATAAAAAAATATTTGGAAGAATATTATCCAAACGTCTATATTTTCAATAAAATCTGTGGAGCCACTCAAGAAAGACAGAAGGCGACGGAAATCTTAGCAAGAGAGGTTGATATTGTTTTTGTATTGGGAGGAAAAAAAAGCTCCAATACGAAGAAATTATATGAGATCTCGAAATCTATAAATCAAAATACCTATCTTTTAGAGAATGAAGAGGATTTAGAGGAAGCTTGTTTGCAAGGGAAACATAAAATTGGACTGACAGCAGGAGCTTCCACACCAGAAGAAATAATAAGAAACATAGAAAATAAAATAAGGGGGATCTTAGATGCTTAA
- a CDS encoding Crp/Fnr family transcriptional regulator, whose translation MKKNWENYAKIISFEKGEAIFFRGEEVKGLHILSKGIVVAEMLKENGDVNQIEEMKGETLLASAFIFGENPYYPVDLRAKTDCDIYFIPKEKLIVVFQEEPEILEKFVNDISSKAQFLSNRLWSQFQYKSIGSKLNRYLLAQEIGGICHFDRSLKELAEFFGVSRPSLSRVLGQYVEEGILERMGRNRYKILKRRSLEKK comes from the coding sequence ATGAAAAAAAATTGGGAAAACTATGCAAAGATAATTTCATTTGAAAAGGGAGAAGCTATTTTTTTTCGAGGAGAAGAAGTAAAAGGACTTCATATTTTGAGCAAAGGTATTGTGGTCGCAGAAATGCTGAAAGAAAATGGGGATGTCAATCAAATTGAAGAAATGAAAGGAGAAACTCTTTTAGCAAGTGCTTTTATCTTTGGAGAAAATCCTTATTATCCTGTTGATTTACGAGCGAAAACAGATTGTGATATTTATTTCATTCCCAAGGAAAAGCTGATTGTTGTTTTTCAGGAAGAACCGGAGATATTAGAGAAATTTGTCAATGATATTAGTTCCAAGGCACAATTTCTGTCCAATCGATTGTGGTCCCAATTTCAGTATAAAAGTATTGGAAGCAAATTAAATCGATATCTGTTAGCTCAAGAAATAGGAGGAATCTGTCATTTTGATCGTTCTTTGAAGGAGTTGGCAGAGTTTTTCGGAGTAAGCAGACCGTCTTTATCCAGAGTTTTAGGACAATATGTGGAAGAAGGAATTTTAGAAAGAATGGGAAGAAACCGATATAAAATATTGAAGCGACGAAGTTTGGAGAAAAAGTAA
- the glsA gene encoding glutaminase A, whose translation MQDLLRKIVEKNKKLTDLGAVANYIPELDKADKNALGICVMDMEGNQFCYGECGTRFTIQSISKIISLMLAILDNGEEYVFSKVGMEPSGDPFNSIRKLETSSRKKPYNPLINAGAIAVASMIKGKNVRERFQRLLEFTRKITEDESVDVNYKIYCGESETGDRNRAMGYFLKGEGIIEGNVEEALDIYFKQCSMEVTVHTIAKLGLFLANDGVLSNGERVISTRLSRIIKTLMVTCGMYDESGEFAVRVGMPSKSGVGGGIVSVVPKKMGIGVYGPSLDKKGNSIAGAGVLEDLAKELDLSIF comes from the coding sequence ATGCAAGATCTGTTAAGAAAAATAGTAGAAAAAAATAAAAAACTGACTGACTTGGGAGCTGTTGCAAATTATATTCCGGAATTGGATAAGGCGGATAAAAACGCTTTGGGAATTTGTGTCATGGATATGGAGGGAAATCAATTTTGCTATGGAGAATGTGGTACCAGGTTTACCATTCAGAGTATTTCTAAAATTATTTCTTTGATGTTGGCAATTTTGGACAATGGGGAAGAATATGTTTTTTCAAAAGTAGGAATGGAACCGAGCGGAGATCCTTTTAATTCCATTCGAAAATTGGAAACTTCCAGTCGAAAAAAACCTTATAATCCTTTAATCAATGCCGGAGCTATCGCGGTGGCTTCTATGATTAAAGGAAAAAATGTCAGAGAACGGTTTCAAAGATTATTGGAATTTACGAGAAAAATAACAGAAGATGAAAGTGTGGATGTTAATTATAAAATTTATTGTGGAGAATCGGAAACAGGAGATCGCAATCGTGCTATGGGATATTTCCTAAAAGGAGAGGGCATTATTGAGGGAAATGTAGAAGAGGCTCTGGATATTTATTTCAAACAATGTTCTATGGAAGTAACAGTGCATACGATTGCAAAATTAGGTTTATTTTTAGCAAACGACGGAGTCTTATCCAATGGAGAGAGAGTGATTAGTACCAGATTGAGTCGTATTATCAAAACGTTAATGGTAACTTGCGGAATGTATGATGAGTCAGGAGAATTTGCCGTTCGAGTGGGGATGCCGTCCAAAAGCGGAGTAGGGGGAGGAATAGTCTCTGTTGTTCCTAAAAAAATGGGAATTGGAGTTTATGGACCTTCTTTGGATAAAAAGGGAAATTCTATTGCAGGAGCGGGAGTATTGGAAGATTTAGCAAAAGAGTTGGATTTGTCTATTTTTTAA
- the truA gene encoding tRNA pseudouridine(38-40) synthase TruA has protein sequence MRNIKISYQYDGSSFMGFQRQPNQRTVQGEIEKSLFHILREKIDLTSSGRTDRGVHAMQQVSNFFTAVNIPSDRLFYALSRNLPEDILLLQVEEVDSRFHARFSAKTRSYRYCITWKKNPFEHRYKAYVKEKIESTEFSKILQVFIGRHNFQNFCLQDSAFANPIREIYSISVEKVENGMNIDIVANAFLKSQIRIMIGTALQIYFGKVEGDRITRMLEELETEFPKYLADSSGLYLYRIEY, from the coding sequence ATGAGAAATATTAAAATATCATATCAATACGATGGAAGTTCTTTTATGGGATTTCAACGTCAACCGAATCAAAGAACGGTGCAGGGAGAAATAGAAAAAAGTCTTTTTCATATTTTGAGAGAGAAAATAGATTTGACTTCTTCCGGAAGAACCGATCGGGGAGTACATGCAATGCAGCAAGTTTCCAATTTTTTTACGGCTGTGAATATTCCCTCGGACAGATTATTCTATGCCCTAAGTCGAAATTTGCCGGAAGATATTTTGCTTCTTCAAGTGGAGGAGGTGGATTCGAGGTTTCATGCTAGATTTTCTGCCAAGACTCGAAGCTATCGTTATTGCATCACTTGGAAAAAAAATCCTTTTGAACATCGCTATAAAGCCTATGTCAAAGAAAAAATAGAGAGTACTGAGTTTTCAAAGATACTACAAGTGTTTATAGGAAGACATAATTTTCAAAATTTTTGTTTGCAGGACAGTGCTTTTGCCAATCCAATAAGGGAAATTTATTCGATTTCCGTAGAAAAAGTAGAGAATGGAATGAATATTGATATTGTTGCTAATGCTTTTTTAAAATCCCAAATTCGTATTATGATAGGAACAGCTCTTCAAATTTATTTTGGAAAAGTGGAAGGGGATCGGATTACAAGAATGTTGGAAGAGTTGGAAACGGAGTTTCCAAAATATTTGGCGGATTCCAGCGGCTTATATTTATATCGAATTGAGTATTGA
- a CDS encoding 30S ribosomal protein S1, translating into MLNGNENSNEFLEMLEDYLPAEKTGGKNQRVVGTINSIERNFVYLDVPGQRTVVRVRAEELADYQVGDQVEVVLVGLLEADDDQEVLIASRKRIDLEDNWKHIEDSYENKTVLSGKIVKKIKGGYIVEVALYQGFLPNSLSEINEKDGETMVGKNIDVIVKDIKQDNRDKRSKKITFSKKDITLMKEEEEFAKLTVGDVVTCTVSGIMDFGLSVMINHLRGFIHISEVSWKRLDDLKDLYSVGQTVEAKILSLDEEKKNIKLSIKQLTENPWDLSKDAFHEGDEVEGKVTRILAYGAFVELTEGVEGLVHISDFAWNKKRINMEEYAKVGETVKVKILEFNPEARKLKLGFKQLVENPWDVAEEKFGEGKELTASVLDIKPFGLFAEIESGVDVFVHSSDFGWPGEEPANYQIGDSISFKVLELNVEDKKIKGSIKALKKSPWDKAMEEYKVGTTVEKKIKNIMDFGLFVELTKGIDGFIPTQFVSKDFVKDLKDKFEIGQIVKAQIVEINQETQKIKLSIKKIELEEQKREDQDLLAKYGTAGE; encoded by the coding sequence ATGCTTAATGGGAACGAAAATAGTAATGAATTTTTAGAAATGTTGGAGGACTACTTACCAGCAGAGAAGACAGGAGGTAAAAATCAAAGAGTAGTAGGTACTATCAATTCCATAGAAAGAAATTTTGTGTATTTAGATGTACCGGGACAAAGAACAGTAGTGCGAGTACGAGCGGAAGAATTAGCAGATTATCAAGTGGGAGATCAAGTAGAAGTTGTTTTAGTTGGGTTGTTAGAAGCAGATGACGATCAAGAAGTTTTGATTGCATCCAGAAAAAGAATTGATTTGGAAGATAATTGGAAACATATCGAAGATTCCTATGAAAATAAAACAGTTCTTTCCGGAAAAATAGTCAAGAAAATTAAAGGCGGATATATTGTAGAAGTAGCTCTTTATCAAGGATTTTTACCAAATTCTTTATCAGAAATCAATGAAAAAGACGGAGAAACAATGGTAGGAAAAAACATTGATGTCATTGTAAAAGATATTAAACAGGATAACCGAGATAAGAGAAGCAAAAAAATCACATTCTCCAAAAAAGATATTACTTTGATGAAAGAAGAAGAGGAATTTGCAAAGTTGACAGTAGGAGATGTAGTCACTTGTACGGTATCAGGAATTATGGATTTTGGATTATCTGTTATGATCAATCATTTGAGAGGTTTCATTCATATTTCAGAAGTATCTTGGAAGAGATTGGACGATTTAAAAGATTTGTATAGTGTAGGACAAACTGTAGAAGCAAAAATTCTTTCTTTGGATGAAGAAAAGAAAAATATTAAATTATCCATTAAACAATTAACAGAAAATCCTTGGGATCTGTCAAAAGATGCTTTCCACGAAGGAGATGAAGTGGAAGGAAAGGTAACAAGAATTCTTGCTTATGGGGCCTTTGTAGAATTGACGGAAGGTGTGGAAGGATTGGTACATATTTCCGATTTTGCATGGAATAAGAAAAGAATCAATATGGAAGAATATGCAAAAGTAGGAGAAACTGTAAAGGTAAAAATTTTGGAATTTAATCCGGAGGCAAGAAAATTAAAATTAGGATTTAAACAATTAGTAGAAAATCCTTGGGATGTTGCAGAAGAAAAATTCGGAGAAGGAAAAGAATTGACAGCAAGTGTCTTAGATATTAAGCCATTTGGATTGTTTGCAGAAATTGAAAGTGGAGTGGATGTGTTCGTACATTCTTCTGATTTCGGATGGCCGGGAGAAGAACCTGCAAATTATCAAATAGGAGATAGTATTTCTTTTAAAGTCCTAGAATTGAATGTGGAAGACAAAAAAATTAAGGGAAGTATCAAAGCCTTAAAGAAAAGTCCATGGGACAAAGCTATGGAAGAATATAAAGTAGGGACTACGGTAGAAAAGAAAATCAAAAATATCATGGATTTCGGATTGTTTGTGGAGTTAACAAAAGGAATCGATGGATTTATTCCTACTCAATTCGTTTCTAAGGATTTTGTGAAAGATCTAAAAGACAAATTTGAAATTGGACAAATTGTAAAAGCTCAAATTGTAGAAATTAATCAAGAAACTCAAAAAATTAAGTTATCTATTAAAAAAATCGAATTGGAAGAACAAAAAAGAGAAGATCAAGATTTACTGGCAAAATATGGAACAGCTGGAGAATAG
- a CDS encoding desulfoferrodoxin family protein produces the protein MRNDFFKVAGSKKLLEVAVDGEGCLKEAIPGIEKLEVKTEDASTEKHVPYVEEQEKGYLVKVGKETAHPMQEAHYIQFIEIVVDDNKLYRKYLNPGEAPEAFFAVEKGSKVVAREYCNLHGVWQYTK, from the coding sequence ATGAGAAATGATTTTTTTAAGGTAGCAGGAAGCAAAAAATTGTTAGAGGTTGCTGTTGATGGAGAAGGATGTTTAAAGGAAGCAATTCCGGGAATAGAAAAATTAGAAGTAAAAACGGAAGATGCTTCCACTGAAAAGCATGTTCCTTATGTGGAAGAACAAGAAAAGGGATATTTAGTCAAAGTAGGAAAAGAAACAGCCCATCCTATGCAAGAGGCTCATTATATTCAATTTATTGAAATTGTAGTAGATGACAATAAGTTGTACAGAAAATATTTAAATCCTGGTGAGGCTCCAGAAGCTTTCTTTGCAGTAGAAAAAGGAAGCAAGGTAGTAGCAAGAGAATACTGTAACCTACATGGAGTATGGCAATACACAAAATAA
- a CDS encoding N-acetyltransferase: MKFRELLEIDLEYLKRIVALEEEAFEGQGGVDLWILKALIRYGKVFVLETEEGELVSILEFMQVFQKKEVFLYGICTRKKYRQQGWAEYMLELGERYLVENGYQEVALTVDPKNEIAIHLYRNRKYKVLEIQKNEYGEGVDRLLMKKSLE, encoded by the coding sequence ATGAAATTTCGTGAATTGTTGGAAATAGACTTGGAATATTTAAAAAGAATAGTGGCTCTGGAGGAAGAAGCTTTTGAAGGACAAGGAGGAGTGGATCTTTGGATCTTGAAAGCTTTAATTCGTTATGGAAAGGTCTTTGTCCTGGAAACCGAGGAAGGAGAATTGGTGTCTATTTTGGAATTTATGCAAGTATTCCAAAAAAAAGAAGTGTTTCTCTATGGAATTTGTACCAGAAAAAAATATAGGCAGCAAGGTTGGGCGGAATATATGTTAGAATTAGGAGAAAGGTATTTGGTAGAAAACGGTTACCAAGAAGTTGCTCTCACTGTGGACCCTAAGAATGAAATTGCAATTCATCTTTATCGAAATAGGAAGTATAAAGTGTTAGAAATACAGAAAAATGAGTATGGAGAGGGAGTAGATCGTCTGCTTATGAAAAAAAGTTTAGAATAA
- the rpsJ gene encoding 30S ribosomal protein S10, which produces MASNKLRIYLKAYDHSLLDESAKKIVEVARKSGAEVVGPMPLPTKIKKYTVLRSVHVNKDSREQFEMRVHRRMVELVNSTDKAIASLTAVNLPAGVGIEIKQI; this is translated from the coding sequence ATGGCTTCTAACAAATTAAGAATCTACTTGAAAGCATATGATCACAGCTTATTGGATGAATCAGCTAAAAAGATCGTAGAAGTAGCGAGAAAATCTGGTGCAGAAGTAGTAGGACCTATGCCTCTACCAACAAAGATTAAAAAATACACTGTACTTAGATCAGTACACGTAAACAAGGATTCAAGAGAACAATTTGAAATGAGAGTACACAGAAGAATGGTAGAATTAGTAAATTCTACAGATAAGGCTATCGCTTCGTTAACAGCAGTTAACTTACCGGCTGGTGTAGGAATTGAAATTAAACAAATTTAA